In the Euphorbia lathyris chromosome 5, ddEupLath1.1, whole genome shotgun sequence genome, one interval contains:
- the LOC136230851 gene encoding ribulose bisphosphate carboxylase small subunit, chloroplastic-like: MPQQKHKALLFSKFSLQERKKKMASSMLSTATLARASPAAQPAMVAPFTGLKSASAFPVTRKSPSDITSVSNNGGRVQCMKVWPTQNMKKFETLSYLPPLSRESLMKEIQYLLRKGWVPCLEFELDHPFVYRENNKSPGYYDGHYWTMWKLPMFGCTDPVQVLNELDEAIKAYPAAHIRIIGFDNLRQVQCISFIAYKPT, encoded by the exons ATGCCTCAACAGAAGCATAAAGCTCTCTTGTTTAGTAAATTTAGTTTAcaagagaggaaaaaaaaaatggctTCTTCAATGCTCTCAACTGCTACTCTTGCTAGAGCTAGCCCGGCTGCTCAACCCGCAATGGTTGCACCCTTCACCGGCCTTAAGTCCGCCTCCGCCTTTCCTGTCACCCGAAAGTCCCCGTCAGATATCACATCCGTCTCTAACAACGGTGGCCGAGTCCAATGCATGAAG GTGTGGCCAACACaaaacatgaagaagttcgagaCACTATCATACCTTCCACCATTGAGCCGTGAATCATTGATGAAGGAAATCCAATACCTTCTCCGCAAGGGTTGGGTTCCTTGCTTAGAGTTCGAGTTGGAC CACCCATTTGTGTACCGTGAGAACAACAAATCTCCAGGATATTATGATGGACACTACTGGACCATGTGGAAGCTACCGATGTTTGGGTGCACCGACCCCGTCCAGGTGTTGAACGAGCTCGATGAGGCCATTAAGGCTTACCCAGCTGCTCACATTAGGATCATTGGTTTCGACAACCTTCGCCAAGTGCAATGCATCAGTTTCATCGCCTACAAGCCTACCTAA